In Deltaproteobacteria bacterium, a single genomic region encodes these proteins:
- a CDS encoding NADH-quinone oxidoreductase subunit I — translation MIIPLAKGLALTFKTLFRPRITLQYPEEKKVMYERWRGRPCLVKGEDGQETCIGCGICARGCPAQAIKVTSGKREDNTRYPTTFELDIGRCIFCSFCAQSCPKDAIILSHAYELATDDKKKLLLNKEDLLQCPE, via the coding sequence ATGATAATTCCACTTGCAAAAGGTTTAGCACTTACATTCAAGACCCTCTTCCGTCCGCGGATAACCCTGCAGTATCCCGAAGAGAAAAAAGTCATGTATGAAAGATGGCGCGGACGTCCTTGTCTTGTTAAAGGAGAAGACGGACAGGAAACATGTATCGGCTGTGGTATCTGCGCCCGGGGATGCCCTGCACAGGCGATCAAGGTTACAAGCGGGAAAAGGGAAGACAATACCCGTTACCCGACGACATTTGAATTGGATATCGGTCGCTGTATCTTCTGCAGTTTCTGTGCACAAAGCTGCCCGAAGGACGCCATAATACTGAGTCATGCGTATGAATTGGCCACGGATGATAAGAAGAAGCTTCTTCTCAACAAAGAAGATCTTTTACAGTGTCCGGAATAA